In the Muricauda sp. MAR_2010_75 genome, one interval contains:
- a CDS encoding response regulator transcription factor, whose translation MIKVLIADNHPIVRLGIKQVLESSPDIEVIADVSTTSELFEALNKVAPDVVILEMDIPEINGIATLRKMKLEFPNVKTLMYSGQSEDVYALSTIRAGAFGYLSKTADLDYIISAVKKVNEGNMFITNELAQRLAFDEGTQKPRRFFRKLSSREVEVLKLLASGKRNKEVAEGLNLNEKTVSTYKARLMKKLNVDNLVDLLQQAKALELY comes from the coding sequence ATGATAAAAGTATTGATTGCTGACAATCATCCCATTGTCAGGCTTGGAATAAAACAAGTGCTCGAATCCAGCCCAGATATTGAAGTCATTGCAGATGTTTCCACAACCTCAGAATTATTCGAAGCATTAAATAAGGTAGCTCCCGACGTTGTTATCTTGGAAATGGATATTCCAGAAATCAACGGAATTGCTACTTTACGTAAGATGAAACTGGAATTCCCAAATGTTAAAACCTTAATGTACAGCGGCCAATCAGAAGACGTGTATGCTTTGAGCACCATTAGAGCAGGTGCATTTGGCTACCTTTCAAAAACCGCTGATTTGGATTACATCATCTCCGCCGTAAAAAAGGTAAACGAGGGGAACATGTTCATCACCAATGAACTGGCACAACGCTTGGCATTTGATGAAGGAACACAAAAACCGAGAAGATTCTTTAGAAAACTATCTTCCAGAGAGGTTGAAGTGTTGAAATTATTGGCCAGTGGAAAACGAAACAAGGAAGTGGCCGAAGGGCTTAACCTTAACGAAAAAACCGTAAGTACCTATAAAGCGCGTTTAATGAAGAAATTGAACGTTGATAATTTGGTGGACCTATTACAGCAAGCCAAAGCTTTGGAACTTTATTAA